CCGTCCCGATCCCCCGATCGGTGCCGACGGCCTCGGCCTCGTACTCGGTGAACTCCTCTCCGACGTCGGTCGAGCGGGTCGAGTTCTCGCCGTCCGACGCGCCGGAACCGGACGCCTGGAAATCACCGAGATCGGTCATGTTTCCGGCGATGGGTGCGCGGAGCAAAAGTCTTGCTCGACGGTGTCCTTTTGGGGTGTCGCGGCGTACTCGGTGTATGTCCCCCGCAGAACCGCGGTCCGGCTACGCTCCGCGACGACGACCCGGCTCGACGGTCTCGGCCGCCGCCTCCAGCAGCCTCCACCGGGCGGTGGTCCGATGTTGCTGATCCACGGGAGCGCGGGTGGGACCGCCCTCACCGGAACGCTCTTCGAGCGGGGCGAGCGCTCGCCCACCTTCAGCGGCGCGCCGAACGAGGAGGCCCCGTACGTCTGGGTCTGCGACGAGTTCTACGAGGTCGAGTCGGGAGGGACGGTGCAGAGAATCGACGGACGAGAACTCCACGTCGCGTTCGAGTCGCCGATGCCCCGCGGCTTCGACACGCGCGAGCAGGCCGTCGCGGCGGCGAAAGACCACATCCGCACGCAGTTCGCCCGCGTCGGCGTCGACCCGGAAGAAGTCGAGTTCGAAGTGGAGAAACGCCCGTCTCTCGCGCGGTAAGCGAGGAGTTGCGGAGAGAGGTCTCGGACTGTGTGGACGACGGGTCATCGGTAGTGGTGTGAAGGAGACGGTGAGGAAAGGTGACTCACACCGCGCGTATCACGGCTACGGCCGAATCGAGAGGAGAGACGGTATCCGATACGAAGTAGTCAAGGGACTCGCTCTCGAAGGCGCGAGCAGTGAGTGTGGACCTCATCGCGGCACTGTTCGGTGATCCGTTCGCCGTGATGAACACGATCGGCCTGGTCGCGTTCGCACTCGTCGGATCATCCAAGGCGATTCGTGAAGAGTTCGACCTGTTCGGGATCACGATCGTGGGACTGGCGATGGCGTTCGCTGGAGGAGTGACGCGCGATCTCCTCGTAACGAGGGTTCCACTGGCGCTTCAATCCCCGGTCGAGATCGCGCTGGGCCTGTTCGGAGTCGGGTTGGCGATCGCGCTGAGCGTCGTTCTGACCTCACCGGATGCACATCCGATCACCCTCGTCTCGGATGCTATCGGACTCGCCGCGTTCGCTACGACGGGCGCCATCGTCGCGACCGAGACGGGCGTCTCGGCGTTCGGTGTCGTCGCTATCGCGACGATCAACGCCGTCGGTGGCGGTGCGGTTGCAGACATCCTGCTCGACCGGTCGCCGTTCATTCTCTTCGAGGACTTCTACGCGAGCTGTGCAGTCTTGGGCGGGAGCGCGTATTTCGTAGCGAGTAGCGTCGGAACGCCTGGAACTACCGCCGCGATGGTGTGTGCGATAGTCACCGTCGCGACACGACTCGCTGCGGTTACGTACGGCTGGAACCTCCCGACCGTACAGGGACTGGGGTCGATCAAACGGTGAACCGATATCCGTCGGACGTTCGTGTTCCGAGACCGGTTTCTCGTTCTACGACTGGGTCGGTACGACGCTGTGCGTAGTTCGCAGGTCCCACGCGGCGGCCGGTTCACGAGAGCTGTCGGCGAACCCCGGTTCTGACGGCCGAGCCTCAGAACTCGCCCTCGGCCCACCGGACGTCGTCGTAGGTCCGCCTCGCCTCGGAGTCGGTCTCGCGTTCGATCATCCTCGTGATCGCTCTCTTCTCTCCGCTCCTGATCCGTGCGAGTTCGTCGGCCTTCGCGATCGCCTCCGGCGGTCCCCGCTGGGCGGCGACCTCCGAGAGCACCTGCCGGGTGAGCGCCTCTCTCGTCCCCTCCTCGCGCGTGAGGCCGTAGGGCGCTTCGACCTTGTAGAGCACGTCGTCGCGGGGGTCGTAGATCAGGAAGAAGCTTACCTCGTACGATTCTGGGTCGTACCGCCTCCGAATACCGAGGGCGTCGCCGTCGCTCGCGAACGCCCGATCCGCGCCCGAGCGCGAGCGGAACCAGTTGGTGAACGTGAGCGCCTCGCGCAGGCGCTCGGCCTCGGCGCGGCGTTCGAGTAGACGGACGAAGAGGCCGGTGTCGTCGGACCAGCGCGTCTCGATCCCGGTCTCGTCGTTCTTCGCGAGCTTCTCACGGAGCGTCCGAGTGATCGTCCGGGAGGCAGGGTTCTTCACGAACCCAACGAGCGGCACCCCCCTGTCGAGCGCTGACTCGACCAGGTGGACGTAGTTCTCGACTGCTTCCAGGGGGAGGCCCTCTTCGAGGCGGGTCTCGAGGTGAGAATCGAGGGCCCGCCAGTTGAGCAGGCCCTTGGGATAGAGCGGACCGTCGAGGTAGAGCAGGTCGTCGATCCGATCGACGAACCGGAGGGCGTGATAGCCCTCGGCGAGGTAGAGCGCGAGCGCGTGGACGACGGGTTCGGTGTAGCGGTCGATCCCGCGGACGTGGACGATTCGCTCCTCTGCGAACCCCTCGTCGTAGGGTCGCCAGCCGCCGCCGCCGTAGCGTTTCGAGACGTCGTCGAAGTGCAGCGCGAGGACGACGCTCCGCGCGCGGTGGGTGTCGAGATCCGAGGGGACCGAGCCGACCGCGGCGTGTGCCGCGTCGAGGACGACGCCGTTCTTGAACGTCGTCGGGTTTATGGTACCCGAATCCACCCCGTGGCTCGTCTCGAACGGTCGTTCGGTGAGCGAGAGGTCCTCGCAGTCCGCACGGCCCCTGTACTGCTCCCCGATCGGCTCGAGCACGACCCGCCCGGAACCATCGGTGAGCGGGGAGAGAAACCGTTCCCAGACGGTCTCGGCGAACG
This region of Halalkalicoccus sp. CGA53 genomic DNA includes:
- a CDS encoding DNA double-strand break repair nuclease NurA gives rise to the protein MTLDPVHAQGIVRLARQVGRDVDDGEGRAFAETVWERFLSPLTDGSGRVVLEPIGEQYRGRADCEDLSLTERPFETSHGVDSGTINPTTFKNGVVLDAAHAAVGSVPSDLDTHRARSVVLALHFDDVSKRYGGGGWRPYDEGFAEERIVHVRGIDRYTEPVVHALALYLAEGYHALRFVDRIDDLLYLDGPLYPKGLLNWRALDSHLETRLEEGLPLEAVENYVHLVESALDRGVPLVGFVKNPASRTITRTLREKLAKNDETGIETRWSDDTGLFVRLLERRAEAERLREALTFTNWFRSRSGADRAFASDGDALGIRRRYDPESYEVSFFLIYDPRDDVLYKVEAPYGLTREEGTREALTRQVLSEVAAQRGPPEAIAKADELARIRSGEKRAITRMIERETDSEARRTYDDVRWAEGEF
- a CDS encoding DUF7113 family protein translates to MLLIHGSAGGTALTGTLFERGERSPTFSGAPNEEAPYVWVCDEFYEVESGGTVQRIDGRELHVAFESPMPRGFDTREQAVAAAKDHIRTQFARVGVDPEEVEFEVEKRPSLAR
- a CDS encoding trimeric intracellular cation channel family protein; this translates as MSVDLIAALFGDPFAVMNTIGLVAFALVGSSKAIREEFDLFGITIVGLAMAFAGGVTRDLLVTRVPLALQSPVEIALGLFGVGLAIALSVVLTSPDAHPITLVSDAIGLAAFATTGAIVATETGVSAFGVVAIATINAVGGGAVADILLDRSPFILFEDFYASCAVLGGSAYFVASSVGTPGTTAAMVCAIVTVATRLAAVTYGWNLPTVQGLGSIKR